The Marinilongibacter aquaticus genome has a window encoding:
- a CDS encoding class I SAM-dependent methyltransferase encodes MPTKLLHPLRENPCLVSELNEFYDAKGYYRILSKEDEGRLEHFLQSFASFQSHSPMAIPAAEIYDGLPFSMHTALWKERQSDVKLLRKFVDRGKKLKILDVGATNLWLSNYLTKLGHEVVAVDIFSDSQNGLSAYKMYNTHFLCLQMLPHEIDRIKEQFDLIVFNRCWPYVFQRVETLKNAKQMLNEKGALVLTGLPVLKDAGRILAFRKSLDDLFLKKYGVSLFFYPQKGFLEYNDLEELKSLGFQMKANYPYQWFYKYLFRKRTRLFSGVYLK; translated from the coding sequence ATGCCCACAAAACTATTACACCCTTTAAGGGAAAATCCTTGTTTGGTTTCTGAGCTAAATGAGTTCTATGATGCCAAAGGTTATTATAGGATTTTAAGCAAAGAGGACGAAGGTCGTTTGGAGCACTTTCTTCAAAGTTTCGCGTCCTTTCAAAGCCACTCACCAATGGCTATTCCGGCGGCCGAAATCTACGATGGGCTGCCCTTCTCGATGCATACGGCATTGTGGAAAGAAAGGCAAAGTGATGTGAAATTGCTAAGGAAATTTGTGGATAGGGGCAAAAAACTGAAAATATTGGATGTGGGTGCAACCAACCTTTGGCTCAGTAATTATTTGACCAAGCTCGGACATGAAGTGGTAGCCGTTGATATTTTTTCGGATTCGCAAAATGGATTGTCTGCATATAAAATGTACAATACGCATTTCTTGTGCTTACAGATGTTGCCGCATGAAATAGACCGAATCAAGGAACAGTTTGACCTTATCGTATTCAATCGATGCTGGCCTTATGTTTTTCAAAGGGTAGAAACGCTAAAAAATGCCAAACAAATGTTGAATGAAAAGGGAGCTTTGGTACTGACGGGCTTGCCTGTATTGAAAGACGCCGGACGTATTTTAGCCTTTCGGAAAAGCTTGGACGATTTGTTTTTGAAGAAATATGGAGTCTCTCTGTTTTTTTATCCTCAAAAAGGATTTTTGGAATACAACGATCTCGAAGAATTGAAATCTTTGGGATTTCAAATGAAAGCAAACTATCCATATCAGTGGTTTTATAAATATCTCTTTCGGAAAAGAACAAGACTTTTTAGCGGGGTCTATTTAAAATGA